A region from the Actinoplanes sp. OR16 genome encodes:
- a CDS encoding YebC/PmpR family DNA-binding transcriptional regulator: MSGHSKWATTKHKKAVIDAKRGKMFAKLIKNIEVAARTGGGDPAGNPTLYDAIQKAKKSSVPNNNIDNAVKRGSGLEAGGADWQTIMYEGYGPNGVALLIECLTDNRNRAATEVRTRLTRNNGTFADAGSVSYLFNRKGVIIVPKGEQSEDDLMLAVLDAGAEEINDLGEAFEVVSEPTDLVKVRTALQDAGIDYDSAESALVPTMTVPVDEDAARKVLKLIDVLEDCDDVQNIFANADISDEILAALDEE; the protein is encoded by the coding sequence ATGTCCGGCCACTCCAAATGGGCGACGACGAAGCACAAGAAAGCCGTCATCGACGCCAAGCGCGGCAAGATGTTCGCGAAGCTCATCAAGAACATCGAGGTCGCCGCGCGGACCGGCGGTGGCGACCCGGCGGGTAACCCCACGCTCTACGACGCCATCCAGAAGGCGAAGAAGAGCTCGGTCCCGAACAACAACATCGACAACGCGGTCAAGCGCGGCTCGGGCCTCGAGGCCGGCGGCGCCGACTGGCAGACCATCATGTACGAGGGCTACGGCCCGAACGGCGTGGCGCTGCTGATCGAGTGCCTCACCGACAACCGCAACCGGGCGGCCACCGAGGTGCGCACCCGGCTGACCCGCAACAACGGCACGTTCGCCGACGCCGGCAGCGTGTCGTACCTGTTCAACCGCAAGGGCGTGATCATCGTCCCGAAGGGTGAGCAGAGCGAGGACGACCTGATGCTCGCCGTGCTCGACGCGGGCGCCGAGGAGATCAACGACCTGGGCGAGGCGTTCGAGGTGGTCAGCGAGCCGACCGACCTGGTCAAGGTGCGGACCGCGCTGCAGGACGCCGGTATCGACTACGACTCGGCCGAGTCCGCGCTGGTGCCGACCATGACGGTGCCGGTGGACGAGGACGCGGCCCGCAAGGTGCTCAAGCTGATCGACGTGCTCGAGGACTGCGACGACGTGCAGAACATCTTCGCGAACGCCGACATCTCCGACGAGATCCTGGCCGCTCTCGACGAGGAGTGA
- the pdxT gene encoding pyridoxal 5'-phosphate synthase glutaminase subunit PdxT, whose translation MNIGVLALQGDVREHLSALAESDVLARPVRRPEELADVDALVIPGGESTAISNLAVSFGLLDPIRERIAGGMPVYGSCAGMIMLAATVLDGRPDQESFQGIDMTVRRNAFGRQVDSFEAPVTVDDVEGGDFHAIFIRAPWVEEVGEDVRVLGRVADGPAAGRIVAVRQGNLLATAFHPELTGDLRVHRYFVEMVRQAAPAR comes from the coding sequence GTGAACATCGGAGTGCTGGCCCTGCAGGGCGACGTGCGCGAACACCTGTCCGCGCTGGCCGAGTCGGACGTGCTGGCCCGGCCGGTCCGCCGCCCGGAGGAGTTGGCGGACGTCGACGCCCTGGTGATCCCGGGCGGCGAGTCGACGGCGATCAGCAACCTGGCGGTCAGCTTCGGCCTGCTCGATCCGATCCGGGAGCGGATCGCCGGCGGGATGCCGGTCTACGGCTCCTGCGCCGGCATGATCATGCTGGCCGCGACGGTCCTGGACGGCCGGCCCGACCAGGAGTCGTTCCAGGGCATCGACATGACGGTGCGGCGTAACGCGTTCGGCCGGCAGGTCGACTCGTTCGAGGCGCCGGTCACCGTCGACGACGTCGAGGGCGGTGACTTTCACGCGATCTTCATCCGCGCGCCGTGGGTCGAGGAGGTCGGTGAAGACGTGCGGGTGCTGGGCCGCGTAGCAGACGGGCCCGCCGCCGGTAGGATTGTCGCCGTTCGGCAGGGCAACCTGCTTGCCACGGCTTTCCACCCGGAGCTCACCGGCGACCTTCGTGTCCACCGGTACTTCGTCGAGATGGTCCGCCAGGCCGCACCCGCACGGTAG
- the pdxS gene encoding pyridoxal 5'-phosphate synthase lyase subunit PdxS, whose protein sequence is MSENQPAIGTARVKRGMAEMLKGGVIMDVVNAEQAKIAEDAGAVAVMALERVPADIRAQGGVSRMSDPDMIDGIINAVSIPVMAKARIGHFVEAQVLQSLGVDYVDESEVLTPADFANHIDKWQFTVPFVCGATNLGEALRRITEGAAMIRSKGEAGTGDVSNATTHMRKIRAEIRRLQSLPEDELFVAAKELQAPYELVKEVAEAGKLPVVLFTAGGIATPADAAMMMQLGAEGVFVGSGIFKSGNPAQRAAAIVKAVTFHDDPDVIAKVSRGLGEAMVGINVDDIPVPHRLADRGW, encoded by the coding sequence ATGTCAGAGAACCAGCCCGCCATCGGAACCGCCCGCGTCAAGCGCGGCATGGCGGAGATGCTCAAGGGCGGCGTGATCATGGACGTGGTCAACGCCGAGCAGGCGAAGATCGCCGAGGACGCCGGCGCCGTCGCCGTCATGGCCCTGGAACGGGTGCCCGCCGACATCCGCGCGCAGGGCGGCGTCTCCCGGATGTCCGACCCCGACATGATCGACGGCATCATCAACGCCGTCTCCATCCCGGTCATGGCGAAGGCCCGCATCGGCCACTTCGTCGAGGCCCAGGTGCTGCAGTCGCTCGGTGTCGACTACGTCGACGAGTCCGAGGTGCTGACCCCCGCCGACTTCGCGAACCACATCGACAAGTGGCAGTTCACCGTGCCGTTCGTCTGCGGCGCCACCAACCTGGGCGAAGCGCTGCGCCGCATCACCGAAGGCGCCGCGATGATCCGCAGCAAGGGCGAGGCCGGCACCGGCGACGTCTCGAACGCCACCACCCACATGCGCAAGATCCGGGCCGAGATCCGCCGCCTGCAGAGCCTCCCCGAAGACGAGCTCTTCGTCGCGGCGAAGGAGCTTCAGGCCCCGTACGAACTGGTCAAGGAAGTAGCCGAAGCCGGCAAGCTCCCGGTCGTCCTCTTCACCGCCGGAGGCATCGCCACTCCCGCCGACGCGGCCATGATGATGCAACTCGGCGCCGAGGGCGTCTTCGTGGGCTCCGGCATCTTCAAGTCCGGCAACCCGGCCCAGCGCGCCGCCGCCATCGTCAAGGCCGTCACCTTCCACGACGACCCGGACGTCATCGCCAAGGTCTCCCGCGGCCTGGGCGAAGCCATGGTGGGCATCAACGTCGACGACATCCCGGTCCCCCACCGCCTCGCCGACCGCGGCTGGTGA
- a CDS encoding glycosyltransferase family 4 protein: MRIGIVSPYSFDVPGGVQNHIMDLAEALIELGHEVSVLAPADDDAELPAYVVSAGRAVPLPYNGSVARIAFGPVSTARVRRWLKHGEFDVLHVHEPLSPSLSFLAVLSARGPVVATFHTAMTRSRALSGLQSFLQPVIEKITARIAVSELARKVQVEHLGGGAVEIPNGVAVRKFASASPLPGWPGAHGALGFLGRFTEPRKGFPLLRSAFVELAGKRPGLRLLVAGPGDQDELYEDIPDFLHDRVEFLGLVSEADKARMLRSVDVYVAPNTGGESFGMILTEAMAAGAAIAASDLDAFRRVLDGGRAGALFPNGDADALTSLLSDLLDDRARRAELSSCARTVVAAFDWPSVANRVLEVYATAIEATDGRVFDDEWA; the protein is encoded by the coding sequence TTGCGGATCGGGATCGTCTCGCCGTACTCGTTCGACGTCCCGGGCGGTGTGCAGAACCACATCATGGACCTCGCCGAGGCGTTGATCGAGCTCGGTCACGAGGTGAGCGTGCTGGCCCCCGCCGACGACGACGCGGAACTGCCTGCCTACGTCGTCTCGGCGGGCCGCGCGGTGCCTCTGCCGTACAACGGGTCGGTCGCGCGGATCGCCTTCGGCCCGGTGTCGACGGCCCGGGTACGGCGCTGGCTCAAACACGGCGAGTTCGACGTCCTGCACGTGCACGAGCCGCTCTCGCCGAGCCTCTCCTTCCTCGCCGTGCTCTCCGCCCGCGGCCCGGTGGTCGCGACGTTCCACACCGCGATGACCAGGTCCCGGGCCCTCTCCGGCCTGCAGAGCTTCCTCCAGCCGGTGATCGAGAAGATCACCGCGCGGATCGCGGTCAGCGAGCTGGCCCGCAAGGTGCAGGTGGAACACCTCGGCGGCGGGGCCGTGGAGATCCCCAACGGGGTGGCGGTGCGGAAGTTCGCCTCCGCGTCGCCGCTGCCCGGGTGGCCCGGTGCTCATGGCGCTCTGGGATTCCTCGGCCGGTTCACCGAGCCGCGTAAGGGGTTCCCGCTGTTGCGGTCCGCGTTCGTGGAGTTGGCCGGCAAGCGTCCGGGTCTGCGACTGTTGGTGGCGGGGCCGGGGGATCAGGACGAGCTTTATGAGGATATTCCGGATTTTCTGCACGATCGGGTGGAATTTCTTGGATTAGTCTCCGAAGCGGACAAAGCTCGCATGTTGCGGAGCGTGGACGTCTATGTCGCGCCGAACACCGGCGGCGAGAGCTTCGGCATGATCCTCACCGAGGCGATGGCGGCCGGTGCGGCGATCGCGGCGAGCGATCTGGACGCGTTCCGCCGGGTGCTGGACGGCGGCCGGGCCGGCGCGCTGTTCCCCAACGGCGACGCCGACGCCCTGACCTCCCTGCTCAGCGACCTGCTGGATGATCGGGCACGGCGGGCCGAGCTGTCGTCCTGCGCGCGTACCGTCGTCGCGGCGTTCGACTGGCCGAGTGTGGCCAACCGGGTCCTCGAGGTCTACGCGACCGCGATCGAGGCCACCGACGGGCGCGTCTTCGACGACGAGTGGGCCTGA
- a CDS encoding phosphatidylinositol mannoside acyltransferase, with protein MKDQLTALGFSAGWRLVRALPEGVARALFTAAADRAYQKNGPGTQRLRGNLRRVVGDDMPDTLVRDGLRSYARYWMEAFRLPSKSKQQFLEGFFMEPESYGLMKKAIAEGNGLVLALPHVANWDAAAAWVVSHGWQMITVAERLKPEAVYKQFLDYREGLGMHVVPLTGGGRSPLDVLGERLQEGWVVPLLADRDLSRNGVEVEFFGGRTRMPAGPAILAIRTGAPIYAVDLWYSASRVEARLRPITPPSDGPLDQRVKATTQQLADAFAAGIAEHPQDWHMLQRLWI; from the coding sequence GTGAAGGACCAGCTCACCGCGCTCGGCTTCAGCGCCGGGTGGCGTCTCGTGCGTGCCCTCCCGGAGGGCGTCGCCCGCGCGTTGTTCACCGCGGCCGCCGACCGGGCCTATCAGAAGAACGGCCCGGGCACCCAGCGCCTGCGCGGCAACCTGCGCCGGGTCGTCGGCGACGACATGCCGGACACCCTGGTCCGCGACGGCCTCCGCTCGTACGCCCGCTACTGGATGGAGGCGTTCCGTCTCCCGTCCAAGTCGAAGCAGCAGTTCCTCGAGGGCTTCTTCATGGAGCCGGAGTCGTACGGCCTCATGAAGAAGGCGATCGCCGAGGGCAACGGCCTGGTCCTGGCGCTGCCGCACGTGGCGAACTGGGACGCGGCCGCCGCCTGGGTGGTGTCGCACGGCTGGCAGATGATCACGGTGGCCGAGCGGCTCAAGCCGGAGGCCGTCTACAAGCAGTTCCTGGACTACCGGGAAGGGCTCGGCATGCACGTGGTGCCACTCACCGGTGGTGGCCGGTCGCCGCTCGACGTCCTCGGTGAGCGCCTCCAGGAGGGCTGGGTGGTGCCGCTGCTGGCCGACCGGGACCTGTCCCGCAACGGCGTCGAGGTGGAGTTCTTCGGCGGCCGGACCCGGATGCCGGCCGGGCCGGCGATCCTCGCGATCCGGACCGGCGCGCCGATCTACGCGGTCGACCTCTGGTACTCGGCATCCCGTGTCGAGGCCCGCCTCCGGCCGATCACGCCGCCCTCGGACGGCCCGCTCGACCAGCGGGTGAAGGCCACCACGCAGCAGCTCGCCGACGCGTTCGCGGCCGGCATCGCCGAGCATCCGCAGGATTGGCACATGCTCCAGAGGCTCTGGATCTAG
- the pgsA gene encoding phosphatidylinositol phosphate synthase has product MAKIVQTTARAAVAYGVNPVARFLLRIGVTPNVVTVAGTVGVLIGSYFGSQGHLFWGTVIVTACALTDALDGTMARMRGGNGKFGALLDSSMDRLADGAVFGAVTYYLATEGVWWGVVGALIALVAGGVVSYVKARAQSLGLNADVGIAERLERLLIVGVGGLLGAAGVDWGLPAALWVLAALSLFTVLQRLVAAAKSDVAA; this is encoded by the coding sequence ATGGCAAAGATCGTTCAAACTACGGCCCGTGCCGCCGTCGCGTACGGCGTCAACCCGGTCGCTCGTTTCCTGCTCCGGATCGGTGTCACGCCCAACGTGGTCACCGTCGCCGGAACCGTCGGCGTGCTGATCGGCTCCTACTTCGGATCGCAGGGACACCTCTTCTGGGGCACTGTGATCGTAACCGCCTGTGCGCTCACCGATGCGCTCGACGGCACAATGGCTCGCATGCGGGGCGGAAACGGAAAATTCGGCGCCCTGCTCGACTCGTCGATGGACCGGCTGGCCGACGGCGCGGTCTTCGGTGCGGTCACCTACTACCTCGCCACCGAGGGGGTCTGGTGGGGCGTCGTCGGCGCCCTGATCGCCCTGGTGGCCGGTGGTGTGGTGTCGTACGTGAAGGCTCGCGCCCAGAGCCTCGGCCTGAACGCCGACGTCGGCATCGCCGAGCGCCTCGAACGCCTGCTGATCGTCGGCGTCGGCGGTCTGCTCGGCGCCGCCGGTGTGGACTGGGGCCTGCCGGCCGCCCTCTGGGTGCTGGCCGCGCTGTCGCTCTTCACCGTCCTGCAGAGGCTGGTCGCCGCGGCCAAGTCGGACGTCGCCGCGTGA
- a CDS encoding elongation factor G-like protein EF-G2 — translation MAQKTSEKGLAGAAAPVVTEPGRVRNVVLVGHSGSGKTTLVEALLAATGTIPRAGSVADGTTVTDHDPAAVRQQRSVALACAPLLHDGVKINLLDAPGYADFVGELRAGLRAADAALFVVSAVDGVDDSTVALWEECAAVGMPRAVAITRLDHPRADYEQALQDCQDAFGDNVMPIYQPMLGDDGQSVVGLLGLVTLRVLDYSQGYPPRTGQVEPAHMNPIADDRNQLIEGIIAESEDETLMDRYVAGELISTEALVPDLEKAVARGNFYPVIPVCAGTGVGLDALLDGLVGGAPSPLEHELPVVTGVDGSPRPPLTCDPDGPLVAEVVRTTIDRHVGRVSLVRVFSGTLRPDQTLHVSGHGMAERGHPDHDADERVAHVYSPLGAQLREVGGCIAGDICAITKSGSAETGDTLSIKDDPLLMEPWSMPEPLLPIAVVAKTRSDEDALAKNLARLVAGDPTLRLERNPETHQLVLWTMGESHADVVLDRLRAGGVELDTEPVKVALRETFGAGSQGHGRHVKQSGGHGQYAVCDIKVEPLPRGEGFQFVDKVVGGAVPHNYIPSVEKGVRAQLEKGLVAGYPVVDLRVTLYDGKAHSVDSSDAAFQTAGALALRAAAESGQITLLEPVDEIVVKVPDTYVGSVMSDLSGRRGRPMGSESDGDASLVRAEVPATELVRYAVELRALTSGTGTFTRHYVRHEPMPAHLADAARKEHVR, via the coding sequence ATGGCGCAGAAGACTTCGGAGAAGGGACTCGCCGGCGCCGCCGCGCCGGTGGTGACAGAACCCGGCAGAGTTCGCAACGTGGTGCTGGTGGGCCACTCCGGTTCGGGGAAGACCACGCTGGTCGAGGCGCTGCTCGCGGCGACCGGCACGATCCCCCGGGCCGGCTCGGTGGCGGACGGCACCACGGTGACAGATCACGATCCGGCCGCGGTACGGCAGCAACGCTCGGTGGCGCTGGCGTGCGCGCCACTGCTTCACGACGGGGTGAAGATCAACCTCTTGGACGCGCCCGGGTACGCCGACTTCGTCGGTGAGCTGCGGGCCGGCCTGCGCGCTGCGGACGCGGCGCTCTTCGTCGTCTCGGCGGTCGACGGTGTCGACGACTCCACGGTGGCCCTCTGGGAGGAGTGCGCCGCGGTGGGCATGCCCCGCGCGGTGGCGATCACCCGGCTGGATCACCCGCGGGCCGACTACGAGCAGGCCCTGCAGGACTGCCAGGACGCGTTCGGCGACAACGTGATGCCGATCTACCAGCCGATGCTCGGCGACGACGGCCAGTCGGTGGTCGGCCTGCTCGGGCTGGTCACGCTCCGGGTGCTGGACTACTCGCAGGGCTACCCGCCCCGGACCGGTCAGGTCGAGCCGGCGCACATGAACCCGATCGCCGACGACCGTAACCAGCTCATCGAGGGGATCATCGCGGAGAGCGAGGACGAGACCCTGATGGATCGGTACGTCGCCGGTGAGCTGATCAGCACCGAGGCGCTCGTCCCCGACCTGGAGAAGGCCGTCGCACGCGGCAACTTCTACCCGGTGATCCCGGTCTGCGCCGGCACCGGCGTCGGCCTGGACGCGCTGCTCGACGGCCTGGTCGGTGGCGCTCCCTCGCCGCTGGAGCACGAGCTTCCGGTGGTGACCGGTGTGGACGGCTCCCCCCGCCCGCCGCTGACCTGCGACCCGGACGGCCCGCTGGTGGCCGAGGTGGTGCGGACCACGATCGACCGGCACGTCGGCCGGGTCTCGCTGGTCCGGGTCTTCTCCGGCACCCTGCGACCGGACCAGACGCTGCACGTCTCCGGGCACGGCATGGCCGAGCGCGGCCACCCCGACCACGACGCCGACGAGCGGGTGGCGCACGTCTACTCCCCGCTCGGCGCCCAGCTGCGCGAGGTGGGCGGCTGCATCGCCGGCGACATCTGCGCGATCACCAAGTCGGGCAGCGCGGAGACCGGCGACACGCTCTCCATCAAGGACGATCCGCTGCTCATGGAGCCGTGGTCGATGCCGGAGCCGCTGCTGCCGATCGCCGTGGTGGCGAAGACCCGCTCCGACGAGGACGCTCTCGCCAAGAACCTCGCCCGGCTCGTCGCCGGCGACCCGACGCTGCGCCTGGAGCGCAACCCGGAGACCCACCAGCTGGTGCTCTGGACGATGGGCGAGTCGCACGCCGACGTCGTCCTCGATCGGCTCCGCGCGGGCGGCGTCGAGCTGGACACCGAGCCGGTGAAGGTGGCGCTGCGGGAGACCTTCGGCGCCGGTTCGCAGGGGCACGGCCGGCACGTCAAGCAGTCCGGCGGCCACGGTCAGTACGCGGTCTGTGACATCAAGGTGGAGCCGCTCCCCCGCGGTGAGGGTTTCCAGTTCGTGGACAAGGTGGTCGGTGGCGCGGTCCCGCACAACTACATCCCCTCGGTGGAGAAGGGCGTCCGCGCCCAGCTGGAGAAGGGCCTGGTCGCCGGCTATCCGGTGGTGGACCTGCGGGTGACCCTCTACGACGGGAAGGCGCACAGCGTCGACTCGTCCGACGCGGCCTTCCAGACGGCCGGCGCGCTCGCCCTGCGCGCGGCCGCCGAGAGCGGCCAGATCACCCTGCTGGAGCCGGTCGACGAGATCGTCGTGAAGGTGCCGGACACCTATGTCGGCTCGGTGATGAGCGATCTGTCCGGCAGGCGTGGCCGGCCGATGGGCAGCGAGTCCGACGGGGACGCGAGCCTGGTCCGCGCCGAGGTGCCGGCGACCGAGCTCGTGCGGTACGCCGTGGAGCTGCGCGCGCTGACCTCCGGGACGGGCACGTTCACCAGGCATTACGTCCGGCACGAGCCGATGCCGGCGCACCTGGCCGACGCGGCCCGCAAGGAACACGTCAGATAG
- a CDS encoding FAD-dependent monooxygenase, which translates to MTNRKVLISGSGVAGPALAFWLVRAGWDVTVVERAPALRAGGYKVDVRGAATTVLHRMGLHAAAKELDTGMRQVTYVDKAGKRIAALPADLLMGRRGDDLEIMRGELGRLLHDAAGVDVRFGDSISEISDETVTFASGRVEDFDVIVAADGLNSSTRRLVMPEARIDHLGAYISIFDVPNDLGIDRDEIMYTEPGRLIFTYAMGPDQPAKVGMTFASGPLDYDRRDTEAQKDLLRAAFAGRGWRSDAFLAALGDAPDFYFDSLSQVHAPRYSAGRVVLLGDAGYCPSPAAGQGTSLALVGAYVLADQLTNGGGVEGYERVLRPYVEKNLIFGRKMAKDMVPGSRLAIGFRNYGMRTLRFHPRKEQVIDKVLAPMHEAANAITI; encoded by the coding sequence ATGACGAATCGCAAGGTGTTGATTTCGGGTTCGGGTGTCGCGGGTCCGGCGCTGGCGTTCTGGCTGGTCCGGGCGGGGTGGGACGTCACGGTCGTGGAGCGGGCGCCGGCGCTGCGGGCCGGTGGCTACAAGGTGGACGTGCGCGGCGCGGCCACGACCGTGCTGCACAGGATGGGCCTGCACGCCGCAGCCAAGGAGCTGGACACCGGGATGCGGCAGGTCACCTATGTCGACAAGGCCGGCAAGAGGATCGCGGCACTGCCGGCCGACCTGCTGATGGGCCGGCGGGGTGACGACCTGGAGATCATGCGCGGCGAACTGGGGCGGCTGCTCCATGACGCGGCCGGGGTGGACGTGCGGTTCGGTGACTCCATTTCCGAGATATCCGATGAAACGGTCACCTTCGCGAGTGGCCGGGTAGAGGACTTCGACGTCATCGTCGCCGCGGACGGATTGAACTCGTCGACCCGGCGGCTGGTCATGCCCGAGGCGAGGATCGACCATCTGGGCGCATACATCTCCATCTTCGACGTCCCCAACGACCTGGGCATCGACCGTGACGAGATCATGTACACCGAGCCCGGCCGGCTGATCTTCACTTATGCGATGGGCCCCGATCAGCCCGCGAAGGTCGGCATGACGTTCGCGTCCGGTCCGCTCGACTACGACCGAAGGGACACGGAGGCGCAGAAGGACCTGCTCCGGGCCGCCTTCGCCGGTCGCGGATGGCGCAGTGACGCGTTCCTGGCCGCGCTCGGCGACGCGCCCGACTTCTACTTCGACTCGCTGAGCCAGGTGCACGCGCCGAGGTACTCGGCCGGCCGGGTCGTGCTGCTCGGCGACGCGGGGTACTGCCCGTCACCGGCCGCCGGCCAGGGGACCAGCCTCGCCCTGGTCGGCGCCTATGTGCTCGCCGACCAGCTGACGAACGGTGGTGGAGTGGAGGGCTACGAGCGGGTGCTCCGGCCGTACGTCGAAAAGAACTTGATCTTCGGCCGCAAGATGGCGAAGGACATGGTGCCGGGGAGCCGCCTCGCGATCGGCTTCCGTAATTACGGCATGCGCACCCTGAGGTTCCACCCGCGCAAGGAGCAGGTGATCGACAAGGTGCTCGCGCCGATGCACGAGGCGGCCAACGCCATCACTATCTGA
- a CDS encoding TetR/AcrR family transcriptional regulator — protein sequence MGHREDLLQGAKRAIFEKGYAHTTARDIVAASGTNLASIGYHYGSTKSLLTAAMLSAIEDWGEAMGQALAEERDDDPADPMLRFWQRVIGSIRSHRSLWLASVEVMIQSEHNPELRAQLAAGMHEGRKGMAALVTGIPEDELDEVTIRTVGSAQMAMMSGVLTQWLTDPATAPSAEDVVAGIRALGGRPGLQDQLPGV from the coding sequence ATGGGCCACCGGGAAGATCTGCTGCAGGGCGCGAAGCGCGCCATCTTCGAGAAGGGGTACGCACACACCACCGCGCGCGACATCGTGGCCGCCTCAGGCACCAACCTCGCCTCGATCGGCTACCACTACGGCTCGACGAAGTCCCTGCTCACGGCCGCCATGCTGAGCGCCATCGAGGACTGGGGCGAGGCCATGGGCCAGGCGCTCGCCGAGGAGCGCGACGACGACCCCGCCGATCCGATGCTGCGGTTCTGGCAGCGGGTGATCGGCTCGATCCGGTCACACCGGTCGCTCTGGCTGGCCAGCGTCGAGGTGATGATCCAGAGCGAGCACAACCCGGAACTGCGCGCTCAGCTCGCGGCCGGCATGCACGAGGGGCGCAAGGGCATGGCCGCCCTGGTCACCGGCATCCCGGAGGACGAGCTCGACGAGGTGACGATCCGTACCGTCGGCTCGGCCCAGATGGCGATGATGTCCGGCGTGCTGACCCAGTGGCTGACGGATCCCGCGACGGCGCCGTCGGCCGAGGACGTGGTGGCCGGGATCCGGGCGCTAGGCGGCCGGCCAGGCCTTCAGGATCAACTCCCGGGTGTCTGA
- a CDS encoding HIT domain-containing protein translates to MDDGLERLWAPHRMEYIAGQNQPQGCPFCLAPGLPEPETLVVARGELVYALLNLYPYNPGHLLVCPYRHVADYTDLTDAETVEVAAFTRTAMRVIRSVSSPHGFNIGMNQGSIAGAGIAAHLHQHVVPRWGGDANFMPVIGQTKILPQLLSDTRELILKAWPAA, encoded by the coding sequence GTGGACGACGGCCTCGAGCGGCTCTGGGCGCCGCACCGGATGGAGTACATCGCCGGTCAGAACCAGCCCCAGGGCTGCCCGTTCTGCCTCGCGCCCGGGCTGCCGGAGCCGGAGACGCTGGTGGTGGCCCGCGGTGAGCTGGTCTACGCCCTGCTCAACCTCTATCCGTACAACCCGGGGCACCTGCTGGTCTGCCCCTATCGGCACGTCGCCGACTACACCGACCTCACCGACGCGGAGACGGTCGAGGTGGCGGCGTTCACCCGGACCGCGATGCGGGTGATCCGGTCGGTGAGCAGCCCGCACGGCTTCAACATCGGGATGAACCAGGGCTCGATCGCCGGGGCCGGGATCGCCGCGCACCTGCACCAGCACGTGGTGCCGCGGTGGGGCGGCGACGCGAACTTCATGCCGGTGATCGGCCAGACCAAGATCCTCCCGCAGCTCCTCTCAGACACCCGGGAGTTGATCCTGAAGGCCTGGCCGGCCGCCTAG